A stretch of the Filimonas lacunae genome encodes the following:
- a CDS encoding MFS transporter codes for MKKSLLSLSIGGFGIGMTEFVMMGILPDLSRTMDISIPVAGHLISAYALGVVLGAPLLVGIAGKYPPKKILMGLMLLFTLFNGISALAPTYELLFIARLFSGLPHGAFFGVGAVVASRLAEPGREARAISIMFAGLTLANIIGVPLGTWIGHNLDWRYTFVIIAGVGMLAVWSVKMWMPVIPAPENSSLKSNLQVFTRSEPWLIVGITAIGTGGLFAWFSYISKLMTEVAGFSENSISFILVLAGAGMAVGNVIGGKMADRFSAINATALLLLVMVASLLTVSAISQYKAAAIIMTFVTGAVAFAMVAPVQMLMIKAATGAEMLAASVSQASFNIGNAIGAFLGGLPIAAGLGYTSPQWVGAALALGGFLFCIPMFVLHKKQKDSNQVAVS; via the coding sequence ATGAAAAAAAGTTTATTATCGCTTAGTATAGGCGGGTTCGGCATAGGGATGACAGAGTTTGTGATGATGGGAATATTGCCGGACTTGTCCCGTACAATGGATATATCCATTCCCGTAGCGGGTCACCTGATATCGGCCTATGCTTTAGGCGTGGTATTGGGTGCACCACTGCTGGTGGGTATAGCCGGCAAGTACCCCCCCAAGAAAATACTGATGGGCCTGATGCTGCTGTTCACTTTGTTTAACGGCATTTCGGCACTGGCCCCTACTTACGAATTATTGTTTATTGCACGCCTTTTTTCCGGTCTGCCACACGGCGCCTTTTTTGGCGTAGGTGCGGTGGTAGCCAGCCGTTTGGCTGAGCCTGGTCGCGAAGCAAGGGCTATTTCTATTATGTTTGCCGGTTTAACACTGGCTAATATTATAGGCGTACCATTGGGCACCTGGATAGGCCACAACCTCGACTGGCGTTACACCTTTGTAATTATAGCAGGCGTAGGCATGCTGGCAGTATGGAGTGTGAAGATGTGGATGCCCGTGATACCAGCTCCCGAAAACAGCAGTTTGAAAAGTAACCTGCAGGTGTTTACCCGGTCAGAACCCTGGTTAATAGTGGGTATCACCGCTATTGGCACCGGTGGCTTGTTTGCCTGGTTCAGTTACATTTCCAAACTCATGACCGAAGTAGCCGGATTTTCAGAAAACAGTATCTCTTTTATTTTAGTACTGGCAGGTGCAGGCATGGCTGTAGGTAATGTAATAGGCGGTAAAATGGCCGATCGTTTTTCTGCCATCAATGCCACTGCCCTATTACTACTGGTGATGGTAGCCAGCCTGTTAACAGTATCTGCTATCAGCCAATACAAAGCAGCCGCTATTATTATGACCTTTGTTACAGGTGCTGTGGCATTTGCCATGGTAGCCCCCGTGCAAATGCTGATGATTAAAGCAGCTACCGGCGCCGAAATGCTGGCCGCTTCTGTAAGTCAGGCCAGTTTTAATATTGGCAATGCTATTGGTGCCTTCCTTGGCGGATTACCCATAGCAGCCGGTTTAGGTTACACTTCCCCTCAATGGGTAGGTGCGGCATTGGCTTTGGGTGGTTTCCTGTTTTGTATTCCTATGTTTGTTCTCCACAAAAAACAAAAGGATAGCAATCAGGTAGCTGTCAGTTAA
- a CDS encoding SGNH/GDSL hydrolase family protein, whose protein sequence is MLHSLLSCSKDAIPAANTAPSNITAGSNNISYKSWLALGDSYTIGQSVETNERYPAQTASQLLSKGIHITPQYIATTGWTTANLLSAIQSQQPQGPYNIVSLLIGVNDQYQHMDTGGYRIRFTQLLQKSIQLAGNKASHVFVLSIPDYSVTPFAQGSNTAQISKEIDAFNAINKQITLGYHCQYIDITPSTREAATQPSLVASDGLHPSGAEYKKWAGQLAPLLSKAL, encoded by the coding sequence ATGCTACATTCCTTACTAAGCTGTTCAAAAGATGCTATTCCGGCAGCTAATACTGCCCCCTCCAATATAACCGCAGGCAGTAATAATATTTCCTACAAATCATGGCTGGCACTGGGCGACTCCTACACCATCGGACAATCGGTAGAAACGAATGAACGTTATCCGGCGCAAACAGCCAGCCAATTGTTATCAAAGGGTATTCATATCACACCCCAATATATCGCCACTACCGGATGGACTACAGCTAACCTGCTTTCCGCTATCCAAAGCCAGCAACCACAGGGCCCGTATAACATAGTAAGCTTATTAATAGGTGTGAACGATCAATATCAGCATATGGATACTGGTGGCTATCGTATCCGTTTTACCCAACTGCTACAGAAAAGTATACAACTGGCTGGTAATAAAGCTTCGCACGTATTTGTGTTAAGCATACCCGACTACAGTGTTACTCCATTTGCGCAAGGTAGCAACACCGCACAGATCAGTAAAGAGATAGATGCGTTTAATGCCATCAACAAACAGATAACGCTTGGCTATCATTGTCAGTATATTGATATTACGCCCTCTACCCGGGAAGCTGCCACCCAGCCTTCCCTGGTAGCATCAGACGGACTTCACCCTTCCGGAGCAGAATATAAAAAATGGGCCGGCCAACTAGCCCCCCTCCTGTCCAAAGCATTATAA
- a CDS encoding sigma-70 family RNA polymerase sigma factor, with amino-acid sequence MYTTLHIKQGSSKAFESIYNQYKDKLYFWLLGKMKSEYWAQELVQQTFVKCWISRENLSEDIEIDIQLFRIARSLMIDQLRKLANERKLAVNAPVITTEEAALQQYQAKETRQEIDKVINTLPEVGQQVFRLSRDYGLTYNEIAKELSISPKTVEYHISRTLSQLRKTLAPVFAIFFRF; translated from the coding sequence TTGTACACTACACTGCACATAAAACAAGGCAGCTCCAAAGCATTTGAGTCTATATACAACCAGTATAAAGACAAGTTATATTTTTGGCTGTTGGGCAAAATGAAATCGGAATACTGGGCGCAGGAGCTGGTACAGCAAACCTTTGTAAAATGCTGGATAAGCCGCGAAAACCTGTCGGAAGATATTGAAATTGATATTCAGCTTTTTAGAATAGCCCGTTCCCTGATGATTGACCAGTTACGCAAGCTGGCCAACGAAAGAAAACTGGCCGTGAATGCGCCGGTTATCACCACAGAAGAGGCCGCTCTTCAACAATATCAGGCCAAAGAAACCCGCCAGGAAATAGATAAGGTTATTAATACCCTTCCCGAAGTGGGCCAGCAGGTGTTTCGCCTGAGCCGTGATTATGGCCTTACTTATAACGAAATAGCCAAAGAACTTTCTATCTCTCCCAAAACCGTAGAATACCATATTTCCCGTACTTTAAGCCAGTTGCGCAAAACCCTCGCTCCTGTTTTTGCCATTTTCTTCCGCTTCTAA
- a CDS encoding FecR family protein, translating into MNISPELVARFLSNSCSKEEADFLTAYFDAHPEELEKYMGEAEWSQFAPQQTLPAETDRYIWKGIKEDAGFTAIHRRIFRYSAAAAVLCLLAGGAVWLSKQSNNQQLAQTQTAKDGLQINTIVNNTTHNKDFILEDGSEVTLAAHSTLQHPKPFIQNRSVTLEGKAFFNVAKNAVSPFAVTAGGLTTTALGTSFWIESFNGKSKVNIKLVTGKVVIQKDKGNAQAFAPVYLTPGEELVFDKVNNQSTVNNSSSERTATATGTAPAKAKKTVDNLNFNQRPLSEVLKELQAKYNITIQFDEAALAKMKFSGSYSEQDDIDDILHTIALLNELHLEKTTTGYSINP; encoded by the coding sequence ATGAACATATCACCGGAACTGGTAGCAAGGTTTTTAAGCAATAGCTGTAGCAAAGAAGAAGCAGATTTTTTGACTGCTTACTTTGATGCGCATCCAGAGGAGTTGGAAAAATACATGGGGGAAGCGGAATGGAGTCAGTTTGCGCCACAACAAACCCTGCCTGCCGAAACGGACAGGTATATATGGAAAGGCATAAAAGAAGATGCCGGCTTTACCGCTATACACAGAAGAATATTCCGCTACTCTGCAGCAGCTGCCGTATTATGCTTACTGGCAGGCGGTGCAGTATGGCTGAGTAAACAAAGTAACAACCAACAGCTGGCCCAAACACAAACAGCAAAAGACGGTTTACAAATCAATACCATTGTAAACAACACCACACATAATAAAGACTTTATTCTGGAAGACGGTTCAGAAGTTACCCTGGCCGCACACAGTACCTTACAGCACCCTAAACCCTTTATACAAAACCGTTCGGTTACATTAGAAGGGAAGGCTTTTTTTAACGTAGCCAAAAACGCAGTAAGCCCTTTTGCAGTAACAGCAGGCGGCTTAACCACTACCGCGCTGGGCACTTCCTTCTGGATAGAATCGTTTAACGGAAAAAGCAAAGTGAACATTAAGCTGGTTACCGGTAAAGTGGTGATTCAAAAAGATAAAGGCAATGCACAGGCATTTGCACCTGTATATCTTACACCAGGCGAAGAGCTGGTGTTTGACAAAGTAAACAACCAAAGCACGGTAAACAACAGCAGCAGCGAACGTACAGCTACAGCAACCGGTACAGCGCCTGCTAAAGCTAAAAAGACCGTTGACAATCTCAACTTTAATCAACGCCCGCTTTCGGAGGTATTGAAAGAACTGCAGGCGAAATATAATATAACCATACAGTTTGATGAAGCAGCATTGGCGAAGATGAAATTTTCAGGCTCTTATTCAGAGCAAGACGACATCGATGACATCTTACATACCATTGCTTTATTAAACGAGTTACACCTGGAAAAAACTACTACCGGTTACAGTATAAACCCATAA
- a CDS encoding SusC/RagA family TonB-linked outer membrane protein, whose product MTTTGKQSFLRQALFICLLLMLQLNVFAQSGSLKGLIRNEKGDPIASANVSLTNAATKFKQRVTTDSTGMFRFAQVPAGSGYTIEVSHIGYATQTLPNYTLKEGEPVAVSIKMKENNGALNEIVIVGYGSRSKSEITGSITSVKREDFNQGVYSSPLQLLQGKVAGLNITKSGNPNENPTVVLRGPSSFRPGNDAYEPFYVIDGVPGANINTIAPDDIESIDVLKDASSTSIYGARAANGVIIITSRKVRKGQSRLSYSSYIGIEKISHTLKMADANQLRNYVESNGDKFDAVNNDSVSNTNWQKEISRTGLSHNHNVSFNGSNQHSSYGVSVNYLNNEGIIKGSSMNRFVVRANVEHRAFNDRLRLSLNVTNSRTNGDLIPSQVYNNMMTYLPTVAVKQADGSYTEDRSRTVGTGGYYNPVALIANNTIQNKINLSIINGVINANILPGLDFTTSIAFQNQQQDTNQYYNRYSMLDQIHTGFASRSTTSSSKKIWESYATYNTSFNRHNIKLLGGYSWQEDRDGDGFYNSNYNFASDDYLWYNLGLGTGNLATYSNTAMSVLRLISFYGRAGYDFDGKYLFQATLRRDGSSAFGTNQQWGYFPAVSAGWNIHREDFMRDVHFINALKLRVGYGVSGNSSGFNAFTAKSLYGSGTSYFYYGGQWINNLTQIQSQNPDLKWERTATYNAGIDFSILNNKISGSLDVYQKETSDLIGTYAVPTSIYPSGYLTANVGKMRNRGIELALNATPIKNGKFSWTTSVTLAHNVNVIQAISNDQLHQAQIYTANNVAGRGQTGASGYQIIVPGQALGTFYTLQYAGKDANGQSTFYGNDGTASKDSTLNGNFAVYQHGSAQPKLLYGWNNTFRYGHFDLNFFLRGVMGNKILNATRADMNAPIYAKLTNVLASTTTEENYKDATAHFISDRYIESGSFLRLDNATLGYTFTTRQNYNLRLFVSGNNLFIITKYKGVDPEVNMAGQTPGIDYRNFYPKTRSFQLGVNVVF is encoded by the coding sequence ATGACAACAACAGGAAAACAGTCATTTTTACGACAGGCGTTATTTATATGCCTGCTGCTAATGCTGCAACTGAACGTTTTTGCCCAGTCAGGATCACTGAAAGGGCTTATCCGGAACGAAAAAGGCGACCCTATTGCATCTGCCAACGTTTCACTAACCAATGCTGCTACTAAGTTTAAACAAAGAGTTACTACCGATTCCACTGGTATGTTCCGTTTTGCGCAAGTGCCTGCCGGTAGTGGTTATACTATTGAAGTATCGCATATTGGTTATGCTACTCAAACTTTGCCTAACTACACTTTGAAGGAAGGCGAGCCTGTAGCTGTGTCGATTAAGATGAAAGAAAACAACGGCGCTTTAAATGAAATAGTAATTGTAGGTTACGGTAGCAGAAGCAAAAGTGAAATTACCGGCTCTATCACTTCTGTTAAAAGAGAAGATTTTAACCAGGGTGTATATAGCTCGCCTTTACAGTTATTACAAGGTAAAGTAGCCGGCTTAAACATTACTAAAAGCGGTAACCCAAACGAAAACCCTACTGTAGTGCTACGCGGCCCTTCCAGCTTTCGTCCGGGCAATGACGCCTACGAACCTTTTTATGTAATTGATGGTGTACCCGGTGCCAACATTAACACAATAGCTCCTGATGATATAGAAAGCATTGACGTTTTAAAAGACGCCTCTTCTACTTCTATCTATGGTGCCCGTGCAGCCAATGGTGTTATCATCATTACTTCCCGTAAAGTACGCAAAGGCCAGTCCCGACTTTCTTACAGCAGTTATATTGGCATTGAAAAAATTTCCCACACGTTAAAAATGGCCGATGCTAACCAATTGCGCAATTATGTAGAAAGCAATGGAGACAAGTTTGACGCAGTAAACAACGACAGCGTAAGCAATACCAACTGGCAGAAAGAAATTTCCCGTACCGGCTTATCACACAACCATAACGTTAGCTTTAACGGAAGCAACCAGCATTCCTCTTATGGTGTAAGTGTAAACTACCTGAACAACGAAGGCATTATTAAAGGATCTTCTATGAACCGTTTTGTAGTACGCGCTAATGTGGAGCACAGGGCTTTTAATGACCGTTTAAGACTAAGCCTGAACGTTACCAACAGCCGTACCAATGGCGATCTGATCCCTTCACAGGTATATAATAATATGATGACCTACCTGCCAACGGTAGCAGTAAAACAGGCCGACGGTAGCTATACAGAAGACCGCAGCAGAACGGTGGGCACCGGCGGCTATTACAACCCGGTAGCGCTAATTGCCAATAATACCATTCAAAATAAAATCAACCTCAGCATTATTAATGGTGTTATCAATGCCAACATATTGCCAGGTCTTGATTTCACTACCTCTATTGCATTCCAGAACCAGCAACAGGATACTAACCAGTATTATAACCGGTATTCAATGCTGGACCAGATTCATACCGGATTCGCTTCAAGATCTACTACCAGTTCTTCTAAAAAAATATGGGAATCTTACGCCACTTATAACACCAGCTTTAACAGGCATAACATTAAATTGTTAGGCGGTTATTCCTGGCAGGAAGACCGTGATGGAGATGGCTTTTACAACTCAAATTATAACTTTGCCTCAGACGATTACTTATGGTATAACCTGGGCCTGGGAACAGGTAACCTGGCTACCTATAGCAACACAGCCATGTCTGTATTACGCCTGATATCCTTCTATGGCAGAGCCGGATATGATTTCGATGGTAAGTATCTTTTCCAGGCAACCCTGCGTAGAGATGGTTCTTCTGCTTTTGGCACCAACCAGCAATGGGGCTATTTCCCTGCAGTTTCTGCCGGCTGGAATATTCACAGGGAAGATTTTATGCGGGATGTTCACTTTATCAACGCGCTTAAATTACGTGTAGGTTATGGTGTATCCGGTAACTCAAGCGGATTTAATGCCTTCACCGCTAAATCTTTATATGGCTCAGGCACCAGCTACTTCTATTATGGCGGCCAATGGATTAACAACCTTACTCAAATCCAAAGCCAGAACCCCGATTTAAAATGGGAGCGCACAGCAACCTATAACGCCGGTATAGATTTTAGCATTCTGAATAATAAAATTTCTGGTTCATTAGATGTATACCAGAAAGAAACATCTGACCTGATTGGAACTTATGCGGTACCTACCAGCATTTACCCTTCGGGTTATCTTACTGCCAACGTAGGCAAAATGAGGAACAGAGGTATTGAATTAGCATTGAATGCCACCCCTATAAAAAATGGCAAATTCAGCTGGACAACTTCTGTAACCCTTGCCCACAACGTTAACGTGATACAAGCTATCTCTAACGATCAATTACACCAGGCCCAGATTTACACGGCCAACAACGTAGCAGGACGTGGACAAACAGGCGCCAGCGGTTACCAGATTATTGTACCGGGTCAGGCACTGGGAACCTTTTATACGCTGCAATATGCCGGTAAAGACGCTAACGGACAATCTACCTTTTATGGTAACGATGGCACCGCTTCTAAAGACAGCACCCTCAACGGAAACTTTGCTGTGTATCAGCACGGATCGGCACAGCCTAAATTACTGTATGGCTGGAATAACACCTTTCGCTATGGCCATTTCGATTTAAATTTCTTCTTACGCGGAGTAATGGGTAACAAAATATTAAATGCCACCAGGGCAGATATGAACGCACCTATTTACGCGAAACTGACCAATGTATTGGCCAGCACTACTACAGAAGAAAATTATAAAGATGCCACTGCACACTTTATATCTGACCGTTATATTGAAAGTGGTTCTTTCTTAAGATTAGATAATGCCACATTAGGGTATACGTTCACAACACGTCAGAACTACAACCTGCGCTTATTTGTATCGGGCAACAACCTGTTCATTATCACTAAATACAAAGGCGTTGATCCGGAAGTAAACATGGCAGGACAAACACCAGGTATCGATTACCGTAATTTTTATCCTAAAACACGCTCTTTCCAGTTAGGAGTAAACGTAGTGTTTTAA